In Mycobacteriales bacterium, a single window of DNA contains:
- a CDS encoding tRNA (adenine-N1)-methyltransferase yields MLPIHARRGLLQTGDRVQLTDAKGRRHTVILSPGKEFHTHSGAIAHDSLIGVPEGSVVTSTKGMTYLALRPLLADFTLAMPRGATVVYPKDAAQIVHRGDIFPGARVLEAGAGSGALSCALLRAVGDSGLVVSYERRPEFAAVARDNVERFFGGAHPAWRLEVADLAGAEDLGTADFDRAALDMLAPWEVLGPVASALAPGGVLVVYVATTTQLSSIVESLRDHGSFTEPSAWESLERPWHVDGLAVRPDHRMIAHTGFLVMSRRLAPGVAPPPRRRRPTATGPPRD; encoded by the coding sequence GTGCTCCCCATCCACGCCCGGCGCGGGCTGCTCCAAACCGGGGACCGGGTGCAGCTGACCGACGCCAAGGGCCGCCGGCACACGGTGATCCTCAGCCCGGGCAAGGAGTTCCACACCCACTCCGGCGCGATCGCGCACGACAGCCTGATCGGCGTACCGGAGGGCAGCGTCGTCACGTCGACGAAGGGCATGACCTACCTGGCCCTCCGGCCGCTGCTCGCGGACTTCACCCTCGCCATGCCGCGTGGCGCGACCGTCGTCTACCCGAAGGACGCCGCCCAGATCGTGCACCGCGGCGACATCTTCCCCGGCGCCCGGGTGCTGGAGGCGGGCGCGGGATCCGGCGCCCTGAGCTGCGCGTTGCTGCGCGCGGTCGGGGACTCCGGTCTCGTCGTCTCCTACGAACGGCGCCCGGAGTTCGCCGCCGTCGCCCGCGACAACGTCGAGCGGTTCTTCGGCGGTGCGCACCCGGCCTGGCGCCTCGAGGTCGCGGACCTGGCCGGCGCCGAGGATCTGGGCACCGCCGATTTCGACCGCGCGGCGCTCGACATGCTCGCCCCGTGGGAGGTGCTCGGCCCGGTGGCGAGCGCGCTCGCCCCGGGGGGCGTGCTCGTCGTGTACGTGGCGACGACCACCCAGCTCTCCAGCATCGTCGAGTCGCTACGCGACCATGGTTCGTTCACCGAGCCGAGCGCCTGGGAGTCCCTCGAACGACCCTGGCACGTCGACGGGCTCGCGGTCCGGCCGGACCACCGGATGATCGCGCACACGGGTTTCCTGGTCATGTCCCGGCGGCTTGCACCGGGCGTCGCGCCACCGCCGCGCCGTCGCCGACCCACTGCGACGGGGCCGCCCCGTGACTAG
- a CDS encoding site-2 protease family protein, with product MTAPAPAPPPRRATNVLHLGRILGIPIVVAPSWFVVALLGVYLFGPAVHAQLPQQTLGTAYLVTTACVLTLYGSVLLHELTHSVVARALGLPVRRIVLQLLGGLSEITGEAPTPGIEYLVAVSGPMTSLLLAGVGFATERNLPAHSVAWVLAWALARLNALVAVFNLLPGLPLDGGRVLRAGLWWGLKSKLSATRVSAYTGRGIAAAVAFFAVVSTFGPQGHGTLNFLYLLLLAMFLWQSAGQSLAQLRLSSVVPSLVARTLTRRALPVAADLPLAEAIRRAHETQSRALVVVDGRGVPDGIVPEASVTAVPVERRPWINVGSLSRHIAPELRIAADLSGQDLMAALQAAPASEYLVVEASGQVYGVLAQADVLAALRGPA from the coding sequence ATGACCGCCCCGGCGCCCGCACCTCCGCCGAGGCGGGCGACGAACGTCCTGCACCTGGGCCGGATCCTCGGGATCCCGATCGTGGTCGCCCCCTCCTGGTTCGTCGTGGCGTTGCTCGGCGTCTACCTGTTCGGGCCGGCCGTGCACGCCCAACTGCCCCAGCAGACCCTCGGCACGGCCTACCTGGTGACCACGGCCTGCGTGCTCACCCTCTACGGCTCGGTCCTGCTGCACGAGCTGACCCACTCGGTCGTCGCGCGGGCCCTCGGCCTGCCGGTCCGGCGGATCGTCCTACAGCTGCTCGGGGGTCTGTCCGAGATCACCGGCGAGGCGCCCACCCCGGGCATCGAGTACCTGGTCGCGGTGTCCGGGCCGATGACCTCGCTGCTGCTCGCCGGGGTCGGCTTCGCCACGGAGCGGAACCTTCCGGCGCACAGTGTCGCCTGGGTCCTCGCCTGGGCGCTCGCCCGACTCAACGCGCTGGTCGCCGTCTTCAACCTGCTGCCCGGCCTCCCGCTCGACGGCGGCCGGGTGCTCCGCGCCGGCCTGTGGTGGGGGCTCAAGAGCAAGCTTTCGGCCACCCGGGTCTCGGCCTACACCGGCCGCGGGATCGCCGCCGCGGTCGCCTTCTTCGCGGTCGTCAGCACCTTCGGCCCGCAGGGGCACGGCACGTTGAACTTCCTCTATCTGCTGCTGCTCGCGATGTTCCTCTGGCAGAGCGCCGGCCAGTCCCTGGCCCAGCTCCGGCTCTCCAGCGTGGTGCCGTCCCTCGTCGCCCGCACGCTTACCCGCCGGGCGCTCCCGGTCGCCGCCGACCTGCCGCTCGCCGAGGCGATCCGGCGGGCGCATGAGACCCAGTCGCGGGCCCTGGTCGTGGTCGACGGCCGCGGGGTCCCGGACGGGATCGTCCCGGAGGCGTCGGTCACCGCGGTCCCGGTCGAGCGGCGGCCGTGGATCAACGTCGGAAGCCTGTCCCGGCACATCGCCCCCGAGCTGCGGATCGCGGCGGATCTCTCGGGTCAGGACCTGATGGCCGCGCTCCAGGCGGCGCCGGCCAGCGAGTACCTGGTCGTCGAGGCGAGCGGTCAGGTCTACGGCGTGCTCGCGCAGGCCGACGTGCTCGCCGCGCTCCGCGGCCCGGCGTAG
- the arc gene encoding proteasome ATPase: MATAGDADDLSTQVTFLEEEVALLRRKLAESPRTAKALEDRVTDAQANLAAVVGQNDRLAGALKEARDQIVALKEEVDRLAQPPSGYGIFLTAQDEGTVDVFTGGRKLRVTVSPAIDVSQLRKGQEVMLNEALNVVRALEFERLGEVVQLKEVLEGGDRALVVGHTDEERIVMLADTLLDGPLRPGDSLLLETRSGYVYERIPKSEVEELVLEEVPDIDYESIGGLRDQIEQIRDAVELPFLHGDLFREHQLRPPKGILLYGPPGCGKTLIAKAVANSLAKQVASVGGGEGRSYFLNIKGPELLNKYVGETERHIRLVFQRAREKASEGTPVIVFFDEMDSIFRTRGSGVSSDVENTIVPQLLSEIDGVEGLENVIVIGASNREDMIDPAILRPGRLDVKIKIQRPDAEAARDIFSKYIVPELPLHAEDLAENGGSREGTVAAMIQRVVERMYTETEENRFLEVTYANGDKEVLYFKDFNSGAMIENIVARAKKMAIKDFLELGQKGLRMAHLLAACIDEFKENEDLPNTTNPDDWARISGKKGERIVYIRTLISGKGNETGRAIDTVANTGQYL, translated from the coding sequence ATGGCGACTGCGGGCGACGCCGACGACCTCTCGACCCAGGTGACCTTCCTCGAGGAGGAAGTGGCCCTGCTCCGCCGCAAGCTTGCCGAGTCGCCGCGCACGGCGAAGGCGCTCGAGGACCGGGTCACCGACGCACAGGCGAACCTCGCGGCGGTGGTCGGGCAGAACGATCGGCTGGCCGGTGCGCTCAAAGAGGCCAGGGACCAGATCGTCGCGCTCAAGGAAGAGGTCGACCGGCTGGCCCAGCCGCCGAGCGGCTACGGCATCTTCCTCACCGCGCAGGACGAGGGGACCGTCGACGTGTTCACCGGCGGCCGGAAGTTGCGGGTCACGGTGAGCCCGGCGATCGACGTCTCGCAGCTGCGCAAGGGTCAGGAGGTCATGCTCAACGAGGCGTTGAACGTCGTTCGCGCGTTGGAGTTCGAGCGGCTCGGCGAGGTCGTCCAGCTCAAGGAAGTGCTCGAGGGCGGCGACCGGGCGCTCGTCGTCGGACACACCGATGAAGAGCGCATCGTCATGCTCGCCGACACGCTGCTCGACGGTCCGCTGCGCCCGGGCGACTCCCTGCTTCTCGAGACCCGGTCCGGATACGTCTACGAGCGGATCCCGAAGTCGGAGGTCGAGGAGCTGGTCCTCGAAGAGGTACCGGACATCGACTACGAGTCGATCGGCGGCCTGCGCGACCAGATCGAGCAGATCCGCGACGCGGTGGAACTGCCGTTCCTGCACGGCGACCTGTTCCGCGAGCACCAGCTCCGGCCGCCGAAGGGGATCCTGTTGTACGGGCCACCGGGATGTGGGAAGACGCTGATCGCGAAGGCGGTCGCCAACTCCCTCGCCAAGCAGGTGGCGTCGGTCGGCGGTGGCGAGGGCCGGTCCTACTTCCTCAACATCAAGGGCCCGGAGCTGCTCAACAAGTACGTCGGCGAGACCGAACGGCACATCCGGTTGGTCTTCCAGCGGGCCCGGGAGAAGGCCAGCGAAGGCACTCCGGTGATCGTGTTCTTCGACGAGATGGACTCGATCTTCCGCACCCGAGGGTCCGGCGTTTCGAGCGATGTCGAGAACACCATCGTCCCGCAGTTGCTCAGCGAGATCGACGGGGTCGAGGGCCTGGAGAACGTCATCGTCATCGGCGCATCGAACCGCGAGGACATGATCGACCCGGCCATCCTCCGCCCGGGCCGGCTGGACGTGAAGATCAAGATCCAGCGACCGGACGCCGAGGCCGCCCGGGACATCTTCTCGAAGTACATCGTTCCGGAGCTGCCGCTGCACGCGGAGGACCTGGCCGAGAACGGCGGATCCCGCGAGGGCACCGTGGCGGCGATGATCCAGCGGGTCGTCGAGCGGATGTACACCGAGACCGAGGAGAACCGGTTCCTCGAGGTCACCTACGCGAACGGGGACAAGGAAGTCCTCTACTTCAAGGACTTCAACTCCGGTGCCATGATCGAGAACATCGTCGCGCGGGCGAAGAAGATGGCGATCAAAGACTTCCTCGAGCTGGGCCAGAAGGGCCTGCGCATGGCCCACCTGCTCGCCGCGTGCATCGACGAGTTCAAGGAGAACGAGGACCTGCCGAACACGACCAACCCGGACGACTGGGCGCGGATCTCCGGCAAGAAGGGCGAGCGGATCGTCTACATCCGCACCTTGATCTCCGGCAAGGGCAACGAGACCGGGCGGGCCATCGACACGGTGGCGAACACCGGGCAGTACCTGTAG
- a CDS encoding PD-(D/E)XK nuclease family protein, which translates to MTAIDEVLRPGGPGRVLSLSPSRASDFMSCPLLYRFRAIDRLPEKPSSAATRGTLVHTVLERLFELPASQRSPEQAAALVEPAWAELLDSEPEVADLFADSRELLDWLGSARELVAAYFSLEDPTRLEPAAREQLIETTLPSGLRLRGFVDRLDEASTGALRIVDYKTGRAPDPMFEARALFQMKFYALVIWRTRGVVPAVLQLMYLGDREVLRYSPDEVELLATERKLEALWAAIGRSIEKGEFRASPSRLCDWCDHQALCPAWGGTAPPMPALAEQRVEEEPAVAVDV; encoded by the coding sequence ATGACAGCGATCGACGAGGTGCTCCGCCCGGGCGGACCCGGGCGGGTCCTGTCGCTCTCCCCGTCCCGGGCCAGCGACTTCATGAGCTGCCCCCTGCTCTACCGGTTCCGGGCGATCGACCGTCTGCCGGAGAAGCCGAGCTCGGCGGCCACCAGGGGCACTCTCGTCCACACCGTGCTCGAGCGGCTGTTCGAGCTGCCGGCGAGCCAGCGCTCGCCGGAGCAGGCGGCCGCGCTGGTCGAGCCGGCCTGGGCCGAGCTCCTCGACTCCGAGCCAGAGGTGGCCGACCTGTTCGCCGACAGCCGCGAGCTGCTCGACTGGCTCGGCTCGGCCCGGGAGCTGGTGGCGGCCTACTTCTCCCTCGAAGACCCGACCCGGCTCGAACCGGCCGCCCGGGAGCAGCTGATCGAGACGACCCTGCCGTCCGGGCTGCGGCTGCGCGGTTTCGTCGACCGGCTGGACGAGGCGTCCACCGGGGCGCTGCGGATCGTCGACTACAAGACCGGCCGCGCGCCGGATCCGATGTTCGAAGCGCGGGCGCTGTTCCAGATGAAGTTCTACGCCCTGGTCATCTGGCGGACCCGGGGGGTGGTGCCCGCGGTGCTCCAGCTCATGTATCTCGGGGACCGGGAGGTGCTGCGGTACAGCCCCGACGAGGTGGAGCTGCTGGCGACCGAGCGGAAGCTCGAGGCGTTGTGGGCGGCGATCGGCAGATCGATCGAGAAGGGCGAGTTCCGGGCCAGCCCGAGCCGGCTCTGCGACTGGTGCGACCACCAGGCGCTCTGCCCGGCTTGGGGCGGGACCGCGCCGCCGATGCCGGCGCTGGCCGAACAGCGAGTGGAGGAGGAGCCGGCCGTCGCCGTGGACGTCTGA
- a CDS encoding ferredoxin has product MSELRVWIDQSLCTGDGLCVQMAPEIFEFDVDGLAYVKDTDGELQSAAGATVAVPILFNDGVIGAADDCPGTCIHVADSTGRKVAGPGS; this is encoded by the coding sequence ATGTCGGAGTTGCGGGTCTGGATCGACCAGAGTCTGTGCACCGGCGACGGGCTGTGCGTCCAGATGGCCCCCGAGATCTTCGAGTTCGACGTCGACGGCCTCGCCTACGTGAAGGACACCGACGGCGAGCTGCAAAGCGCCGCAGGTGCGACGGTTGCTGTTCCCATTCTCTTCAACGACGGTGTCATCGGGGCGGCCGATGACTGCCCGGGAACGTGCATCCATGTCGCCGACAGCACCGGACGCAAGGTCGCGGGTCCCGGCAGCTAG